A genomic segment from Nymphalis io chromosome 15, ilAglIoxx1.1, whole genome shotgun sequence encodes:
- the LOC126773804 gene encoding putative inorganic phosphate cotransporter isoform X1: MKVSSKDETNLQIKVLDGDSDFKVSGWGYRHQQCLILFFCLTTAYSMRACMGVALVAMVNSDFNTHSLVTNHSLLAINRNKSINPLDANNYPSMDEVKAGGFLHSLLLIPPYPKFDWNKKTQDYILSSFFLGYMLLQIPAGQLAHFFGARYLLTGALLINCVMSFCLPWASFYGGWILTSIFRIIQGLSQACVIPGMHTMFGKWTTLEERGRLAGLAYGGQAFGTVLGLPITGFIASSPLGWPGIFRFYGILSGIFGGIIWALGADSPEEHPKISLAERQYIEESLGHTGINKKKLEVPWSSILRSRGLYAIVIAHVGQTWGQLTLYSEVPAYMDKVMGVNIKANGILTALPFLIMWFTNFFFSWFTDMLIVKKILSVRNTRKFANSLGSIPAGIGLIALAYAPKNIYVVEIILIVICAFKISCHVGFQINHIDISSNFSGTMMSISNFVSNFVGILAPVVAGYILTDVTNAFLWRKVFFVSAGLYFFTNLMYVILCTAEKAEWDNLPEDKKEVEDLKEMEPMVVEKNTNFCNGETK; this comes from the exons ATGAAAGTGTCGAGTAAAGATgaaacaaatttacaaattaaagttCTGGACGGAGACAGTGACTTCAAAG TTTCAGGATGGGGTTACAGGCATCAAcaatgtttgattttatttttttgtttaacaacTGCGTATAGTATGAGAGCCTGTATGGGAGTGGCTTTGGTTGCCATGGTGAATTCTGATTTTAATACACATTCATTAGTAACAAATCATTCACTATTAGCAATTAATAGGAACAAAAGCATAAATCCTTTAGACGCTAACAATTATCCCTCAATGGATGAAGTTAAAGCTGGTGGATTTCTTCATTCCCTTCTCCTgataccacca TATCCCAAATTTGATTGGAATAAGAAGACACAAGACTACATACTGTCTTCTTTTTTTCTGGGTTACATGCTTCTACAAATTCCTGCTGGTCAGCTAGCCCATTTTTTCGGAGCTAGATACTTGCTTACCGGCGCTCTCTTAATTAATTGTGTAATGTCTTTCTGTTTACCTTGGGCTTCTTTTTAC ggCGGATGGATATTGACATCAATATTCAGAATAATTCAAGGTTTGAGTCAAGCCTGTGTTATACCGGGGATGCACACGATGTTCGGAAAATGGACTACATTGGAAGAAAGAGGGCGATTAGCGGGATTAGCGTATGGAG GCCAAGCTTTCGGTACGGTATTAGGACTACCTATAACAGGGTTCATTGCTTCATCGCCATTGGGCTGGCCAGGAATCTTTCGGTTCTATGGAATCCTCTCTGGAATATTTGGTGGTATAATTTGGGCTTTAGGAGCTGACAGCCCCGAGGAACATCCTAAAATATCTCTTGCTGAACGGCAATATATCGAAGAGAGCTTAGGGCACACCGGAATTAATAAAAAG AAGCTTGAAGTACCGTGGAGTTCCATTCTTCGATCTCGGGGATTGTATGCGATAGTGATTGCACATGTGGGTCAAACCTGGGGTCAACTTACGCTGTATTCTGAAGTTCCTGCATATATGGATAAAGTTATgggagtaaatataaaagct aatGGTATTTTGACTGCTCTTCCATTCCTTATTATGTGGTTCACAAATTTCTTCTTCAGTTGGTTTACTGATATGCTCATTGTAAAGAAAATTCTGAGTGTTAGGAATACTAGAAAATTCGCTAATTCATTGg GAAGTATCCCGGCTGGAATAGGACTAATTGCATTAGCATATGCTCCTAAGAACATATACGTGgtggaaataatattaatagttatctgtgcttttaaaatttcatgtcACGTCGGTTTTCAA atcAATCATATCGATATATCAAGTAATTTCTCTGGAACAATGATGAGCATTAGTAATTTCGTGTCCAATTTTGTCGGCATACTTGCACCGGTTGTGGCTGGTTATATCCTGACAGACGTG ACTAACGCGTTCCTGTGGCGAAAAGTATTCTTCGTATCAGCTGGTCTTTACTTCTTTACGAATCTAATGTATGTGATCCTCTGTACGGCTGAAAAGGCTGAGTGGGATAATCTTCCAGAAGATAAAAAAGAAGTTGAAGACTTGAAAGAAATGGAACCCATGGTTGTCGAAAAGAATACTAATTTTTGTAATGGGGAAACAAAgtaa
- the LOC126773804 gene encoding putative inorganic phosphate cotransporter isoform X2 — MKVSSKDETNLQIKVLDGDSDFKVSGWGYRHQQCLILFFCLTTAYSMRACMGVALVAMVNSDFNTHSLVTNHSLLAINRNKSINPLDANNYPSMDEVKAGGFLHSLLLIPPYPKFDWNKKTQDYILSSFFLGYMLLQIPAGQLAHFFGARYLLTGALLINCVMSFCLPWASFYGGWILTSIFRIIQGLSQACVIPGMHTMFGKWTTLEERGRLAGLAYGGQAFGTVLGLPITGFIASSPLGWPGIFRFYGILSGIFGGIIWALGADSPEEHPKISLAERQYIEESLGHTGINKKLEVPWSSILRSRGLYAIVIAHVGQTWGQLTLYSEVPAYMDKVMGVNIKANGILTALPFLIMWFTNFFFSWFTDMLIVKKILSVRNTRKFANSLGSIPAGIGLIALAYAPKNIYVVEIILIVICAFKISCHVGFQINHIDISSNFSGTMMSISNFVSNFVGILAPVVAGYILTDVTNAFLWRKVFFVSAGLYFFTNLMYVILCTAEKAEWDNLPEDKKEVEDLKEMEPMVVEKNTNFCNGETK, encoded by the exons ATGAAAGTGTCGAGTAAAGATgaaacaaatttacaaattaaagttCTGGACGGAGACAGTGACTTCAAAG TTTCAGGATGGGGTTACAGGCATCAAcaatgtttgattttatttttttgtttaacaacTGCGTATAGTATGAGAGCCTGTATGGGAGTGGCTTTGGTTGCCATGGTGAATTCTGATTTTAATACACATTCATTAGTAACAAATCATTCACTATTAGCAATTAATAGGAACAAAAGCATAAATCCTTTAGACGCTAACAATTATCCCTCAATGGATGAAGTTAAAGCTGGTGGATTTCTTCATTCCCTTCTCCTgataccacca TATCCCAAATTTGATTGGAATAAGAAGACACAAGACTACATACTGTCTTCTTTTTTTCTGGGTTACATGCTTCTACAAATTCCTGCTGGTCAGCTAGCCCATTTTTTCGGAGCTAGATACTTGCTTACCGGCGCTCTCTTAATTAATTGTGTAATGTCTTTCTGTTTACCTTGGGCTTCTTTTTAC ggCGGATGGATATTGACATCAATATTCAGAATAATTCAAGGTTTGAGTCAAGCCTGTGTTATACCGGGGATGCACACGATGTTCGGAAAATGGACTACATTGGAAGAAAGAGGGCGATTAGCGGGATTAGCGTATGGAG GCCAAGCTTTCGGTACGGTATTAGGACTACCTATAACAGGGTTCATTGCTTCATCGCCATTGGGCTGGCCAGGAATCTTTCGGTTCTATGGAATCCTCTCTGGAATATTTGGTGGTATAATTTGGGCTTTAGGAGCTGACAGCCCCGAGGAACATCCTAAAATATCTCTTGCTGAACGGCAATATATCGAAGAGAGCTTAGGGCACACCGGAATTAATAAAAAG CTTGAAGTACCGTGGAGTTCCATTCTTCGATCTCGGGGATTGTATGCGATAGTGATTGCACATGTGGGTCAAACCTGGGGTCAACTTACGCTGTATTCTGAAGTTCCTGCATATATGGATAAAGTTATgggagtaaatataaaagct aatGGTATTTTGACTGCTCTTCCATTCCTTATTATGTGGTTCACAAATTTCTTCTTCAGTTGGTTTACTGATATGCTCATTGTAAAGAAAATTCTGAGTGTTAGGAATACTAGAAAATTCGCTAATTCATTGg GAAGTATCCCGGCTGGAATAGGACTAATTGCATTAGCATATGCTCCTAAGAACATATACGTGgtggaaataatattaatagttatctgtgcttttaaaatttcatgtcACGTCGGTTTTCAA atcAATCATATCGATATATCAAGTAATTTCTCTGGAACAATGATGAGCATTAGTAATTTCGTGTCCAATTTTGTCGGCATACTTGCACCGGTTGTGGCTGGTTATATCCTGACAGACGTG ACTAACGCGTTCCTGTGGCGAAAAGTATTCTTCGTATCAGCTGGTCTTTACTTCTTTACGAATCTAATGTATGTGATCCTCTGTACGGCTGAAAAGGCTGAGTGGGATAATCTTCCAGAAGATAAAAAAGAAGTTGAAGACTTGAAAGAAATGGAACCCATGGTTGTCGAAAAGAATACTAATTTTTGTAATGGGGAAACAAAgtaa
- the LOC126773801 gene encoding putative inorganic phosphate cotransporter yields MLDKEYKKVPIEDVEKETNSHEKEQIKYGFGARHIQALLYFMCLALGYISRGHLGVTIVGMTMLDHDATKSKAATEAAHILVNSTIVDPVTSTEGYLAFNDLNVTSNVTSVDNNTEVDRWNVYRTYNWPKSIQEMVLGSFFLGYSLMMFPIGIVCQRWGGKIPLQIAMFVNGVVSFFTPWLVTWGGWKVLCVLRTMQGLSQSGLYPGILTLLANWVPVSERASLCSYVYTATGFGTVIAFQAAGILAFSRFGWPSTFWATGVACFIGFILITIFGAATPKDHKSISEAEKKYIMGATSSSVETKSKVPWKSVVKSIPVWATIIAHTGNAVCFVFFFMQVPTYVFAILKLNIRNSGLLSSLPYFASFFASIAFGYLSDFLTNRKIMSIKNARRFFNSIACVVPSVCLMSVAYTRDTLLAVICFILFVTCHTAMHTGWMINYMDLSPNFSGALMACGNTITNVVVLALPVIVSYIVTDVTNQYQWRITMFLMAGLTLCTNIIFIIFMSSEVQPWNDSDGGTMESKSEYEAIEPESEKNKDIDN; encoded by the exons ATGTTGGACAAGGAATACAAGAAAGTACCAATTGAGGACGTTGAGAAAGAAACCA attCGCATGAAAAAGAACAAATCAAATATGGTTTTGGAGCGCGTCACATCCAAGCACTTCTTTATTTCATGTGTCTCGCCCTAGGATATATATCACGTGGTCATTTAGGAGTTACAATAGTTGGAATGACAATGCTCGACCACGATGCTACTAAATCTAAAGCTGCAACAGAAGCTGCTCATATTTTAGTTAACAGTACAATTGTAGATCCAGTAACCAGTACTGAAGGTTACCTTgcatttaatgatttaaatgttACTTCAAATGTAACTTCAGTAGATAATAATACAGAAGTTGATCGTTGGAATGTTTACAGA aCATACAACTGGCCTAAATCTATTCAAGAAATGGTTCTTGGATCCTTTTTCTTAGGATATAGCCTTATGATGTTTCCTATCGGTATAGTATGTCAGCGTTGGGGTGGAAAAATTCCGCTCCAAATTGCTATGTTTGTAAATGGAGTGGTATCATTTTTTACGCCCTGGCTAGTTACATgg GGCGGTTGGAAGGTACTATGTGTACTCCGTACAATGCAAGGCCTTTCACAATCTGGCTTGTACCCGGGTATCCTTACTTTATTAGCAAATTGGGTACCAGTAAGCGAACGTGCAAGTCTCTGTAGCTATGTTTACACAG CTACCGGATTCGGTACTGTCATAGCGTTCCAGGCTGCTGGTATCCTTGCGTTTAGTAGATTTGGATGGCCGTCTACTTTCTGGGCTACCGGAGTAGCTTGTTTTATCGGATTCATTTTGATTACCATTTTCGGTGCCGCTACCCCTAAGGATCATAAGTCCATATCAgaagctgaaaaaaaatatattatgggaGCAACTAGTAGCAGTGTTGAAACG AAATCCAAAGTTCCATGGAAGTCCGTTGTAAAATCGATACCCGTCTGGGCCACTATCATAGCACACACAGGCAATGCTGTTTGCTTCGTATTCTTCTTCATGCAAGTACCTACGTACGTGTTTGCGATATTGAAACTCAATATTCGGAAC agtGGTTTATTATCATCTTTACCATATTTTGCTTCATTCTTCGCATCGATTGCTTTTGGATATTTATCAGACTTTTTAACAAACAGAAAAATAATGAGTATCAAAAATGCAAGACGGTTCTTTAATTCAATAG CATGTGTGGTGCCTTCAGTTTGCCTGATGTCGGTGGCCTACACGAGGGATACATTGCTCGCCGTCATTTGCTTCATATTGTTCGTGACGTGTCATACCGCGATGCACACTGGTTGGATG ATAAATTATATGGATTTGTCGCCAAACTTCAGCGGAGCCCTGATGGCTTGCGGGAATACGATCACCAACGTGGTCGTGCTCGCACTGCCCGTCATAGTTTCATATATCGTGACTGATGTA ACCAATCAATACCAATGGCGGATCACCATGTTCCTGATGGCTGGCCTCACGCTCTGTACCAATATCATCTTCATAATATTCATGTCGTCTGAAGTGCAACCTTGGAACGACAGTGATGGTGGTACGATGGAGAGTAAATCAG aaTACGAAGCCATAGAACCGgaatcagaaaaaaataaagatatagacAACTAA
- the LOC126773804 gene encoding putative inorganic phosphate cotransporter isoform X3 produces the protein MRACMGVALVAMVNSDFNTHSLVTNHSLLAINRNKSINPLDANNYPSMDEVKAGGFLHSLLLIPPYPKFDWNKKTQDYILSSFFLGYMLLQIPAGQLAHFFGARYLLTGALLINCVMSFCLPWASFYGGWILTSIFRIIQGLSQACVIPGMHTMFGKWTTLEERGRLAGLAYGGQAFGTVLGLPITGFIASSPLGWPGIFRFYGILSGIFGGIIWALGADSPEEHPKISLAERQYIEESLGHTGINKKKLEVPWSSILRSRGLYAIVIAHVGQTWGQLTLYSEVPAYMDKVMGVNIKANGILTALPFLIMWFTNFFFSWFTDMLIVKKILSVRNTRKFANSLGSIPAGIGLIALAYAPKNIYVVEIILIVICAFKISCHVGFQINHIDISSNFSGTMMSISNFVSNFVGILAPVVAGYILTDVTNAFLWRKVFFVSAGLYFFTNLMYVILCTAEKAEWDNLPEDKKEVEDLKEMEPMVVEKNTNFCNGETK, from the exons ATGAGAGCCTGTATGGGAGTGGCTTTGGTTGCCATGGTGAATTCTGATTTTAATACACATTCATTAGTAACAAATCATTCACTATTAGCAATTAATAGGAACAAAAGCATAAATCCTTTAGACGCTAACAATTATCCCTCAATGGATGAAGTTAAAGCTGGTGGATTTCTTCATTCCCTTCTCCTgataccacca TATCCCAAATTTGATTGGAATAAGAAGACACAAGACTACATACTGTCTTCTTTTTTTCTGGGTTACATGCTTCTACAAATTCCTGCTGGTCAGCTAGCCCATTTTTTCGGAGCTAGATACTTGCTTACCGGCGCTCTCTTAATTAATTGTGTAATGTCTTTCTGTTTACCTTGGGCTTCTTTTTAC ggCGGATGGATATTGACATCAATATTCAGAATAATTCAAGGTTTGAGTCAAGCCTGTGTTATACCGGGGATGCACACGATGTTCGGAAAATGGACTACATTGGAAGAAAGAGGGCGATTAGCGGGATTAGCGTATGGAG GCCAAGCTTTCGGTACGGTATTAGGACTACCTATAACAGGGTTCATTGCTTCATCGCCATTGGGCTGGCCAGGAATCTTTCGGTTCTATGGAATCCTCTCTGGAATATTTGGTGGTATAATTTGGGCTTTAGGAGCTGACAGCCCCGAGGAACATCCTAAAATATCTCTTGCTGAACGGCAATATATCGAAGAGAGCTTAGGGCACACCGGAATTAATAAAAAG AAGCTTGAAGTACCGTGGAGTTCCATTCTTCGATCTCGGGGATTGTATGCGATAGTGATTGCACATGTGGGTCAAACCTGGGGTCAACTTACGCTGTATTCTGAAGTTCCTGCATATATGGATAAAGTTATgggagtaaatataaaagct aatGGTATTTTGACTGCTCTTCCATTCCTTATTATGTGGTTCACAAATTTCTTCTTCAGTTGGTTTACTGATATGCTCATTGTAAAGAAAATTCTGAGTGTTAGGAATACTAGAAAATTCGCTAATTCATTGg GAAGTATCCCGGCTGGAATAGGACTAATTGCATTAGCATATGCTCCTAAGAACATATACGTGgtggaaataatattaatagttatctgtgcttttaaaatttcatgtcACGTCGGTTTTCAA atcAATCATATCGATATATCAAGTAATTTCTCTGGAACAATGATGAGCATTAGTAATTTCGTGTCCAATTTTGTCGGCATACTTGCACCGGTTGTGGCTGGTTATATCCTGACAGACGTG ACTAACGCGTTCCTGTGGCGAAAAGTATTCTTCGTATCAGCTGGTCTTTACTTCTTTACGAATCTAATGTATGTGATCCTCTGTACGGCTGAAAAGGCTGAGTGGGATAATCTTCCAGAAGATAAAAAAGAAGTTGAAGACTTGAAAGAAATGGAACCCATGGTTGTCGAAAAGAATACTAATTTTTGTAATGGGGAAACAAAgtaa